Genomic DNA from Leptospira venezuelensis:
GGCCGAATGGCGGCGGTGGAGGAGGGGGCTCTGCAAATAAAGTGTTCCCTGATCCTAAGATCAAATAAATAAGAACGAGTAATTTAAATTTTTTAAAATCCAAGTGATCACCTACTATTTCTGACGAATTATTTTTATTGTGTGGTACTAGTATTAGAAGAACTTCCTGAAGAAACCGTACTACTTGTACAATTCACTTCTCCTTTTATACTTACAGAAGGACCCGAAACATTCTGCGTATTATAGCAGGTCGCTCCATCCTGGGTATAACACATACTGGTAGAAGTCGCGGATGTACAATTGATATTATCAACAGTATAACATTGGGTGAGAGAAAGAGCTACACTTCCGCTTGAGACTGCAGTGCCCACCAAATCCAAATCCAGTGTGAGATATGAAAGCGCCTGAGAACTGGAAACACTTGTATCAACAGGTACACCACTTCCTCCCCAATAAATTTTACCGTAATTAGAAACAACTGCAGTGGTCCCTATCCCACCCGAATAAGAAAAACCTTGAGTAGAATCGATCGAGCCTTGGTTTTGAGTGGCATCGTATAAAAACTTGAGGTAGAGATATTCTCCGGTTTTAAAGTATAATCT
This window encodes:
- a CDS encoding LIC10920 family plasminogen-binding lipoprotein, encoding MRSNFRNPQTYLAFFIFCFLSCENRDADKISLTVFGDGVAFNIDGELDMDKTASCGTATPYSSSSTSTTTTTTTSTSTTNLYTVITRLYFKTGEYLYLKFLYDATQNQGSIDSTQGFSYSGGIGTTAVVSNYGKIYWGGSGVPVDTSVSSSQALSYLTLDLDLVGTAVSSGSVALSLTQCYTVDNINCTSATSTSMCYTQDGATCYNTQNVSGPSVSIKGEVNCTSSTVSSGSSSNTSTTQ